The sequence below is a genomic window from Flavobacterium lipolyticum.
TAATCTGAATCCGGTTTTGGTGCGAAAAGAAATTGCCAATTTAAAAGCACATCATGTTGTTGAAAGTAAAGAAGGTAAAAACGGCGGTACAAGACTTGCGGTTGATCCTTCGAAAATTACATTGAAAGAAATATTTGAAATGACTTTTGAAACGATCAATCTGGGTTATGCCAAAAATCAGCCTAATCCGGATTGTCCGGTTGGAAAAAAGATCAATCAAAATTTGAGCTCTTTGTATGCTGAAATGAATCAAAAAGTTAGTTTACAATTAGAGGGAGTTTCCTTGGAAGATTT
It includes:
- a CDS encoding Rrf2 family transcriptional regulator — protein: MISGKFAITIHILTLLTKFPNDFLSSEFIAGSINLNPVLVRKEIANLKAHHVVESKEGKNGGTRLAVDPSKITLKEIFEMTFETINLGYAKNQPNPDCPVGKKINQNLSSLYAEMNQKVSLQLEGVSLEDFSNQF